The Porphyrobacter sp. HT-58-2 genome has a window encoding:
- the trxB gene encoding thioredoxin-disulfide reductase, with protein MATHTTKMLIIGSGPAGYSAAIYAARAMLEPIVVQGLQPGGQLTITTDVENYPGFRDVVQGPWLMEEMKAQAEHVGTRMIWDTIVSVDFDNGSPFRAIGDSGDEYIADCVVICTGAQAKWLGVPGEQALGGKGVSACATCDGFFYRGKKVAVIGGGNTAVEEALYLTNHSDNVTLIHRRDSLRAEKILQERLFANPKITVLWNKAVDSFEAGENGMLHHLALTDTVTGEASTLEVDGAFVAIGHAPATELFKGKLPMDESGYLLTEPGTPKTAIPGVFAAGDVTDHVYRQAVTAAGMGCMAALDAERYLAARAHAAKETEAAE; from the coding sequence ATGGCGACCCACACCACCAAGATGCTCATCATCGGCTCCGGCCCGGCGGGCTATTCCGCCGCCATTTACGCGGCCCGGGCGATGCTGGAACCCATTGTTGTGCAAGGGCTTCAGCCCGGCGGCCAGCTCACCATCACCACCGATGTCGAGAACTACCCCGGCTTTCGCGATGTGGTGCAAGGGCCATGGCTGATGGAGGAGATGAAGGCGCAGGCCGAGCATGTCGGCACGCGAATGATCTGGGATACCATTGTCTCGGTCGATTTCGACAACGGTTCTCCGTTCCGCGCCATCGGGGACAGCGGGGATGAATATATCGCTGATTGCGTGGTGATCTGCACCGGGGCGCAGGCCAAATGGCTCGGCGTTCCGGGCGAACAGGCGCTGGGCGGCAAGGGCGTCAGCGCCTGCGCGACCTGCGACGGGTTCTTCTATCGCGGCAAGAAGGTTGCGGTGATCGGCGGTGGCAACACCGCCGTGGAAGAGGCGCTCTATCTCACCAACCACTCGGACAACGTCACCCTGATCCACCGCCGCGATAGCTTGCGCGCCGAGAAGATTTTGCAGGAGCGATTGTTCGCCAATCCCAAGATCACGGTGCTGTGGAACAAGGCCGTGGACAGCTTCGAGGCGGGCGAAAACGGCATGCTCCACCACCTTGCGCTGACCGATACGGTGACGGGCGAGGCATCAACGCTTGAGGTCGACGGGGCCTTTGTCGCCATCGGTCACGCACCCGCGACCGAGTTGTTCAAGGGCAAGCTTCCGATGGACGAGAGCGGCTATCTGCTGACCGAACCCGGCACGCCCAAGACCGCGATCCCCGGCGTGTTTGCCGCAGGCGACGTAACCGATCACGTCTACCGGCAGGCAGTGACGGCGGCGGGGATGGGCTGCATGGCCGCGCTCGATGCCGAACGCTATCTTGCAGCCCGCGCCCATGCAGCCAAGGAAACCGAAGCGGCGGAATAG
- a CDS encoding thermonuclease family protein yields MFRSAKIHALAAVVALGAPATAKANVIEGTAEVIDGDSLRVGGSEVRLFGVDAPEFTQTCYSDGAPVACGIMAKEALEGMIGGGRLVCTPQDTDAFGRVVARCRTSGVDVGDALVASGWATAFRRYGDDYIAAEARARASRAGIWRWDFQRPEDFRASQQSAPEPRRTTRTGTLAIAAPRRYESGGMCRIKGNHSRRGDWIYHLPGMPYYDATRAEVYFCTEAQAQAAGYRRAIVR; encoded by the coding sequence ATGTTCCGGTCCGCAAAGATCCACGCTCTCGCCGCTGTTGTTGCCCTCGGCGCGCCTGCGACCGCCAAGGCCAACGTCATCGAGGGGACCGCCGAGGTAATCGACGGGGATTCGCTCAGGGTGGGCGGCAGCGAGGTGCGGCTGTTCGGGGTCGACGCCCCAGAATTCACTCAGACCTGCTACAGCGACGGAGCGCCGGTCGCCTGCGGGATTATGGCCAAGGAGGCGCTGGAGGGCATGATCGGCGGCGGCCGACTGGTCTGCACGCCGCAGGACACCGATGCATTTGGCCGCGTTGTCGCCCGCTGCAGGACATCTGGCGTCGATGTCGGCGATGCACTTGTAGCTTCCGGATGGGCCACGGCCTTCAGGCGCTATGGTGATGATTATATCGCCGCAGAGGCCCGCGCCCGGGCATCGCGCGCGGGGATCTGGCGATGGGATTTCCAGCGTCCGGAGGACTTCAGGGCAAGCCAGCAGTCCGCACCAGAGCCCCGACGCACCACTCGTACCGGTACGCTGGCAATCGCGGCGCCGCGCCGGTACGAGAGCGGCGGGATGTGCAGGATCAAGGGCAATCATTCACGCCGGGGCGACTGGATCTACCATCTTCCGGGCATGCCCTATTATGATGCAACTCGCGCCGAAGTATACTTCTGCACCGAAGCGCAGGCTCAAGCAGCCGGTTATCGCCGGGCAATTGTGCGATAA
- a CDS encoding DMT family transporter: MLFCNVAWAMNVVVSKIAVSSLGLPPLFYTVLRSGVVLAVLFPLLMRGRPARLGLVLLIGFAITGGSFGLQFIGLQTASPSAVGIVNLSGAPLTVLFAIFFLGEEVRWRRGLGMALALGGVGLAIGAPSEAGDPVGLGFAFAGVFIGAFASVFVKRLEVGAVSLQAWAALASLGVMLPGSLVLESGQIEAVTAAPLAVAGCVLFAGVVVSVGAHSAYFRLFQAHDANLIVPLTLLTPLLTIAFGTWLTGDTIHWPLIVGGTMALIGVAIIVIRPSRTIFKWQLMRPKL, from the coding sequence ATGCTGTTTTGCAACGTGGCCTGGGCGATGAATGTCGTGGTCTCAAAGATCGCGGTATCGAGCCTTGGCCTGCCGCCGCTGTTCTATACCGTGCTGCGCTCGGGCGTAGTCTTGGCGGTGCTGTTCCCGCTGCTGATGCGCGGGCGGCCGGCGCGGCTGGGATTGGTGCTGCTGATCGGATTTGCCATCACCGGAGGGAGCTTCGGCTTGCAATTCATAGGCTTGCAGACCGCGAGCCCTTCGGCCGTGGGGATCGTCAACCTATCGGGCGCGCCGCTGACCGTGTTGTTTGCGATTTTCTTTCTGGGCGAGGAGGTGCGCTGGCGGCGGGGCCTCGGCATGGCGCTGGCGCTGGGGGGCGTGGGCCTTGCGATCGGCGCGCCGTCGGAGGCGGGTGATCCGGTGGGCCTCGGCTTCGCCTTTGCCGGGGTCTTCATCGGCGCCTTCGCCTCGGTCTTTGTAAAGCGTCTGGAGGTCGGCGCGGTGAGCCTTCAGGCCTGGGCGGCGCTGGCCTCTCTGGGGGTGATGCTGCCGGGGTCACTGGTGCTGGAAAGCGGGCAAATAGAGGCAGTTACCGCTGCGCCGCTGGCCGTGGCGGGCTGTGTCCTGTTCGCCGGCGTGGTGGTTTCGGTCGGCGCGCATTCGGCCTATTTCCGGCTGTTTCAGGCCCATGATGCGAACCTGATCGTGCCGCTGACCCTGTTGACCCCGCTGCTGACGATTGCCTTCGGGACATGGCTGACGGGGGACACGATCCACTGGCCGCTGATCGTCGGCGGGACGATGGCGCTGATCGGGGTGGCGATCATCGTCATCCGCCCGAGCCGCACGATCTTCAAATGGCAGCTGATGCGGCCCAAGCTCTGA
- the asd gene encoding archaetidylserine decarboxylase (Phosphatidylserine decarboxylase is synthesized as a single chain precursor. Generation of the pyruvoyl active site from a Ser is coupled to cleavage of a Gly-Ser bond between the larger (beta) and smaller (alpha chains). It is an integral membrane protein.), whose protein sequence is MSSAFIALQHLLPQHALSRLAGRLADSRRPWLRDRLIRRFAAAYAVDLSEAERQIGQFASFNDFFTRELKPGARPLADAAQFILSPADGAISQCGTITAGRILQAKGRDYSVTEILGGDEAEAARFEGGTWMTIYLSPRDYHRVHMPAAGTLAATTYLPGKLFSVNTATADGVDRLFARNERLACLFDGPDGRFASIMVGAMIVAGIDTVWPSKHRTHGAALLHEDFGGTGPVLAAGAEMGRFYLGSTVVLLFEPGRVQWLDGLEAGTALRMGQAIGRRLGAG, encoded by the coding sequence ATGTCCTCAGCTTTCATCGCGCTCCAGCACCTTTTGCCCCAGCACGCTCTGTCGCGGCTTGCCGGACGGCTCGCCGACAGCCGCCGCCCGTGGCTGCGCGATCGCCTGATCCGCCGCTTTGCCGCCGCCTATGCGGTCGACCTTTCCGAAGCCGAGCGCCAGATCGGCCAGTTTGCCAGCTTCAACGACTTCTTCACCCGCGAGCTGAAGCCGGGCGCCCGCCCGCTGGCGGATGCGGCGCAGTTCATCCTCTCGCCTGCCGACGGCGCGATCAGCCAGTGCGGCACGATTACCGCCGGGCGCATCCTGCAAGCCAAGGGGCGCGATTACAGCGTGACCGAAATCCTTGGCGGCGATGAGGCAGAGGCAGCGCGGTTCGAAGGCGGGACGTGGATGACGATCTACCTCTCCCCGCGCGATTACCACCGCGTGCACATGCCCGCTGCCGGAACGCTGGCAGCCACGACCTACCTTCCGGGCAAGCTGTTTTCGGTCAACACCGCCACCGCTGACGGGGTCGACAGGCTGTTCGCCCGCAACGAACGCCTCGCTTGCCTGTTCGACGGGCCGGATGGGCGCTTTGCGAGCATCATGGTGGGCGCGATGATCGTCGCCGGGATTGATACCGTCTGGCCGAGCAAGCACCGGACCCACGGCGCTGCATTGCTGCATGAGGATTTCGGCGGCACCGGCCCGGTGCTCGCGGCAGGGGCGGAAATGGGCCGCTTCTACCTTGGCTCCACCGTAGTCTTGCTGTTCGAGCCCGGACGGGTGCAATGGCTCGACGGGCTGGAGGCGGGAACTGCCTTGCGCATGGGGCAGGCAATCGGACGACGGCTTGGCGCCGGGTGA
- a CDS encoding FMN-dependent NADH-azoreductase translates to MSNILYLTASIRSEAHSVSRGLGQRLVDGLAAKTGASVTTRDLAANDLPFVSAERFAANLTPAAERTAEQAELAAIADTLIAELQAADTIVIASPIYNFGPPAVLKAWADLVARAGTTFRYTPTGPEGLLTGKTAYLAIASGGTPVGADFDFMSRWLTFFLGFIGITDVEVVAADGIMGQDGEAKIAAAQEAAQKLAA, encoded by the coding sequence ATGAGCAACATCCTCTACCTCACCGCCAGCATCCGCTCCGAGGCCCATTCCGTCTCGCGCGGGCTCGGCCAGCGGCTGGTCGACGGGCTTGCCGCGAAGACCGGCGCGAGTGTCACCACCCGCGATCTCGCCGCCAATGATCTGCCTTTCGTCAGCGCCGAACGCTTCGCCGCGAACCTCACTCCGGCCGCCGAGCGCACCGCGGAGCAGGCGGAGCTTGCCGCCATCGCCGACACGCTGATCGCCGAATTGCAGGCCGCCGATACCATCGTGATTGCCAGCCCGATCTACAATTTCGGCCCGCCCGCCGTGCTCAAGGCCTGGGCCGATCTGGTCGCCCGTGCCGGAACGACCTTCCGCTACACTCCGACCGGCCCGGAAGGTCTGCTGACCGGCAAGACTGCCTATCTCGCGATTGCCTCAGGTGGCACCCCGGTGGGCGCCGACTTCGACTTCATGAGCCGCTGGCTGACGTTCTTCCTCGGCTTCATCGGCATCACCGATGTCGAAGTGGTCGCCGCTGACGGGATCATGGGTCAGGACGGCGAGGCCAAGATCGCCGCCGCGCAGGAAGCTGCGCAGAAGCTGGCGGCATGA
- a CDS encoding MAPEG family protein, whose amino-acid sequence MQAQILAPAAVLVVWSLVVLLWIIPARFGAVAKLEDKSALAGKVGVRGADLEGVLPDKANWPAHNFTHLMEQPTVFYATVMILAIMGPGALDVTLAWIYVGVRILHSLWQNLVNTIPVRFGLFLISTTALIVLAVRAVMATLLADPSALPA is encoded by the coding sequence GTGCAAGCGCAAATTCTCGCGCCCGCTGCCGTGCTGGTGGTGTGGTCGCTGGTGGTGTTGTTGTGGATCATTCCGGCGCGTTTCGGCGCGGTGGCGAAGCTGGAAGACAAGTCCGCGCTGGCGGGCAAGGTGGGGGTCCGGGGGGCCGACCTTGAAGGCGTATTGCCCGACAAGGCCAACTGGCCTGCGCATAACTTCACCCACCTGATGGAACAGCCGACCGTGTTCTACGCGACGGTGATGATCCTTGCGATCATGGGGCCGGGCGCGCTCGATGTGACGCTGGCGTGGATCTATGTCGGCGTGCGGATCCTGCATTCGCTGTGGCAGAACCTGGTCAACACCATTCCGGTGCGCTTCGGCCTGTTCCTCATCAGCACCACCGCGCTGATCGTGCTGGCGGTGCGTGCGGTGATGGCAACCCTGCTGGCCGATCCTTCGGCCCTGCCCGCCTGA
- a CDS encoding phosphotransferase family protein, which produces MNGFPAHPDAITPGWWEAVLGRAPSDWHWEPIGTGQVGDSVRFTLDFGDEAGPVTLAGKFAAADPTSRGTAAMLGLYAKEVRFYRELAPQLPVRTPRVLFAEIAPDGATFFLLFEDLGPARGGNQIAGCSLEDAREGVRQAAALHAPSWHNPAILDADWLQPDPTAAAQVKALYPQAQAIFRERYAGVLEPEYMALCEELAEITATTDRAVEKTSLVHGDFRLDNLLFDIKGGAEPIAVLDWQTLTVGNGLTDLGYFLGCGIGDVLRRTHERELLELYCAEMTARGVPLSVEEIWRDYVVGALHGVSTAVFSAAFVVRTERGDDNFLSMARGACALACQHDSLAMLKKG; this is translated from the coding sequence ATGAACGGATTTCCGGCGCACCCGGACGCAATCACCCCCGGTTGGTGGGAAGCGGTGCTGGGCCGTGCGCCAAGTGACTGGCACTGGGAGCCGATCGGCACCGGGCAGGTGGGCGACTCGGTGCGTTTCACCCTGGATTTTGGCGATGAGGCAGGGCCGGTGACCCTGGCGGGCAAGTTCGCTGCTGCCGATCCCACCAGCCGCGGCACAGCGGCGATGCTGGGGCTCTATGCCAAGGAAGTGCGCTTCTACCGCGAGCTTGCGCCGCAATTGCCGGTGCGCACCCCCCGGGTCCTGTTTGCCGAAATAGCGCCGGACGGGGCGACGTTTTTCCTTCTGTTTGAAGATCTTGGTCCGGCGCGGGGTGGGAACCAGATTGCGGGATGCTCGCTGGAGGATGCGCGCGAAGGCGTGCGTCAGGCCGCAGCGCTCCACGCGCCAAGCTGGCACAATCCGGCGATCCTCGATGCTGACTGGCTCCAGCCCGATCCCACTGCCGCTGCACAGGTGAAGGCGCTCTACCCTCAGGCTCAGGCCATCTTCCGCGAGCGTTACGCCGGGGTGCTGGAACCTGAATACATGGCACTATGCGAGGAGTTGGCAGAGATCACCGCCACGACCGACCGGGCGGTAGAGAAGACCAGCCTGGTCCATGGCGACTTCCGGCTCGACAATCTGCTGTTCGATATCAAGGGCGGAGCAGAGCCGATCGCCGTGCTCGACTGGCAGACGCTTACTGTCGGTAATGGTCTGACAGATTTAGGCTATTTCCTCGGCTGCGGGATCGGGGACGTGTTGCGCCGCACGCATGAACGCGAATTGCTCGAGCTTTACTGCGCTGAAATGACCGCGCGCGGGGTACCACTCAGCGTGGAGGAAATCTGGCGCGACTATGTGGTAGGAGCGCTCCACGGTGTCTCGACTGCCGTGTTCAGCGCCGCCTTCGTTGTGCGCACCGAACGGGGCGATGACAATTTCCTGTCGATGGCCCGCGGTGCCTGCGCTTTGGCCTGCCAGCACGACAGCCTTGCCATGCTGAAAAAGGGATGA
- a CDS encoding tyrosine-protein phosphatase produces MTSDSLDTDTNTARIGPFFVTQGIHNLRDYGGYAVPGGGRVRTGVLLRSGQHMEASDADLDLLHALDIRTVIDLRGVSERAGFPCRRHPKFAAQVLAYDGETSNSPPHEGGGGRVVMTPQKARERMLAVYTRMPVNPAMIDMFSRYFKALDENDGGSLVHCFAGKDRTGIAASLLLHVLGVHHDDIVEEFLLTNAAPTRAILERQSLPRMEAHYGTIEPEALHNLMGVLPEYIDTYIAKVTEDHGSLDTYLATQLGVDEARKQRLRARLVA; encoded by the coding sequence ATGACCAGCGATTCTCTCGATACAGATACCAACACGGCCCGGATCGGCCCGTTCTTTGTCACCCAAGGCATTCATAATCTTCGCGATTATGGTGGATATGCGGTGCCGGGGGGCGGGCGCGTGCGGACCGGCGTGCTGCTGCGCTCGGGTCAGCACATGGAAGCCAGCGACGCCGACCTCGATCTGCTCCATGCGCTCGATATCCGTACCGTGATCGACTTGCGCGGGGTGAGCGAGCGGGCGGGATTTCCGTGCAGACGCCATCCGAAGTTTGCCGCACAAGTCCTTGCCTATGATGGGGAAACGTCGAACTCACCGCCGCATGAAGGCGGGGGCGGGCGCGTGGTGATGACCCCGCAGAAGGCACGTGAACGGATGCTGGCGGTCTATACGCGGATGCCGGTCAACCCCGCGATGATCGATATGTTCAGTCGCTATTTCAAGGCCTTGGACGAAAATGACGGCGGCAGCCTGGTGCATTGCTTCGCTGGGAAAGACCGCACCGGGATCGCGGCGAGCCTGCTGCTCCATGTGCTCGGGGTGCATCATGATGATATTGTTGAAGAATTCCTGCTGACTAATGCCGCACCCACCCGCGCCATCCTCGAACGCCAGTCGCTTCCCCGGATGGAGGCGCATTATGGCACCATAGAGCCAGAGGCGCTCCATAATCTCATGGGCGTTCTGCCAGAATATATAGACACTTACATCGCAAAGGTGACAGAAGATCACGGCTCGCTCGACACCTATCTCGCCACGCAATTAGGTGTGGACGAGGCCCGCAAGCAGCGCCTCAGAGCCAGGCTGGTGGCGTGA
- a CDS encoding MAPEG family protein, whose product MIGMDILQPVVVLLAWTMVMWVWMYAVRLPALTASGLKPDDARNTKTLDGVLPEKAQWKAHNYNHLHEAPTVFYAVAIVLALIGHGDGMNATIAWAYAALRIAHSIVQATINKVALRFALYALSSIALMVLIFHAAIPVFDLHLFG is encoded by the coding sequence ATGATCGGAATGGATATTCTGCAACCCGTCGTGGTGCTGCTGGCGTGGACGATGGTAATGTGGGTGTGGATGTATGCGGTGCGCCTGCCCGCGCTGACGGCTTCAGGGCTGAAGCCCGATGACGCGCGCAACACCAAGACGCTCGACGGAGTTCTGCCGGAAAAAGCGCAGTGGAAAGCGCATAATTACAACCATCTGCACGAAGCACCTACAGTCTTTTATGCAGTAGCGATCGTGCTGGCGCTTATCGGGCATGGCGATGGCATGAACGCGACCATCGCGTGGGCCTATGCCGCCTTGCGGATCGCGCATTCGATCGTACAGGCAACGATCAACAAGGTGGCGCTGCGTTTTGCGCTCTATGCCCTGTCGAGCATCGCCCTGATGGTGCTGATCTTCCACGCGGCGATCCCGGTGTTTGATCTGCACCTGTTCGGTTGA
- a CDS encoding pirin family protein: MIELRPFNTLGAANHGWLDAHHHFSFANYHDPARVHWGALRVWNDDKIAPGTGFPTHPHSDMEIITYVRTGAITHRDSMGNEGRTEAGDVQVMSAGTGVRHSEYNLEGTDTTLFQIWIIPDARGGEPSWGARQFPKDDRNGAFVPLASGAADDDDALKIRADARVLGATIRAGESVTYTPRSADRHLYLVPATGKLRIGDVEAYARDGVAITKLASITITALEDSEVVLVDAA, from the coding sequence ATGATCGAACTCCGCCCCTTCAATACCCTCGGCGCTGCCAACCACGGGTGGCTGGATGCGCATCATCACTTCTCTTTCGCCAATTACCATGACCCCGCCCGCGTCCACTGGGGCGCCCTGCGCGTCTGGAACGATGACAAGATCGCGCCCGGCACCGGCTTTCCCACCCATCCGCACAGCGACATGGAGATCATCACCTATGTCCGCACCGGCGCGATCACGCACCGCGACAGCATGGGCAACGAAGGCCGCACCGAAGCGGGCGACGTGCAGGTGATGAGCGCCGGGACGGGCGTGCGCCATTCGGAATACAACCTCGAAGGCACCGACACGACGCTGTTCCAGATCTGGATCATCCCCGACGCGCGCGGCGGCGAGCCGAGCTGGGGCGCGCGCCAGTTCCCCAAGGACGACCGCAACGGCGCCTTCGTCCCGCTCGCAAGCGGGGCGGCGGATGATGATGACGCGCTGAAGATCCGTGCCGATGCCCGCGTGCTCGGCGCGACCATCCGGGCAGGCGAGAGCGTGACCTACACGCCGCGCTCGGCCGATCGCCACCTCTACCTCGTCCCCGCCACCGGCAAGCTGCGGATCGGCGATGTGGAAGCCTACGCCCGCGACGGCGTGGCGATCACGAAGCTGGCAAGCATCACCATCACCGCGCTCGAAGACAGCGAGGTGGTGCTGGTCGACGCGGCCTGA
- the yghU gene encoding glutathione-dependent disulfide-bond oxidoreductase, giving the protein MADATYTPPAVWSADTVSGGRFASINRPTAGAREEKELPLGENPFQLYSLATPNGVKATIMLEELLEAGHNGAEYDAWTINIGAGEQFGSGFVDINPNSKIPALLDRSNPQAPFRVFESGAILVHLAEKFGMFLPTDPQARAEVLSWVFWQVASGPFIGGGFGHFYAYAPEKYEYPINRYAMETKRIFDVADRRLAESRFLAGDEYTIADIANFPWLAPFTEGTIYNDAKTFLSIDEYRNVARWVAEIKARPAVQRGRIVNKVWGDEDTQLKERHSAADFAGKRLD; this is encoded by the coding sequence ATGGCCGATGCCACCTACACCCCGCCCGCCGTCTGGAGCGCCGACACCGTTTCAGGCGGGCGCTTCGCCAGCATCAACCGCCCGACGGCGGGCGCGCGTGAGGAGAAAGAACTCCCGCTCGGCGAAAACCCATTCCAGCTCTATTCGCTCGCCACGCCCAACGGGGTGAAGGCGACGATCATGCTCGAGGAATTGCTCGAAGCCGGACATAACGGCGCGGAATATGACGCCTGGACAATCAACATCGGCGCAGGCGAGCAGTTCGGCAGCGGGTTTGTCGACATCAACCCCAATTCCAAGATCCCCGCCCTGCTCGATCGTAGCAACCCGCAAGCCCCGTTTCGCGTGTTCGAGAGCGGCGCGATCCTTGTCCACCTGGCGGAAAAGTTCGGGATGTTCCTCCCCACCGATCCGCAGGCCCGCGCCGAGGTGCTGAGCTGGGTGTTCTGGCAAGTGGCAAGCGGCCCCTTCATCGGCGGCGGCTTCGGCCATTTTTACGCCTACGCACCCGAAAAATACGAATATCCGATCAATCGCTATGCGATGGAAACAAAGCGGATCTTCGACGTCGCCGACCGGCGGCTGGCGGAGAGCCGGTTCCTGGCGGGCGACGAATACACCATCGCCGACATCGCCAACTTCCCGTGGCTTGCCCCCTTCACCGAAGGGACGATCTACAATGACGCAAAGACTTTCCTCAGCATCGACGAATACCGCAACGTCGCGCGCTGGGTGGCCGAGATCAAGGCCCGCCCCGCCGTGCAGCGCGGGCGGATCGTCAACAAGGTGTGGGGCGATGAGGACACGCAGCTCAAGGAACGCCACTCCGCCGCCGACTTCGCAGGCAAGCGGCTCGATTAG
- a CDS encoding NAD(+) synthase, with protein sequence MSETSHPFFDCHDHGFVRVATATPASRTADVAHNTAGVLAEARKAHEANVDLVVFPELTLSSYAIDDLLLQHALIERVEQALAEVVAASAELTPVLVVGAPLRRADKLYNCAVVIAGGQILGVVPKSFLPNYREFYEKRHFAHGRGCTDLWIGVAGEEVPFGTDLVFAAANLPGFRFGVEICEDFWAPVPPGMQAALAGALILCNLSASPVTIGRADDRHLHCRSSASRAIAAYVYSASGHGESTTDLAWDGQGVIYEMGDLLAQSERFDRTGELCVVDIDTERLAAERMRNQTFADAAEWAGSPADTYRRIVFEHTYAAGNIGLVRPVARFPFVPDRPERLDEDCYEAFNIQVDALMRRIESTGAKSLVIGISGGLDSTHALIVAAKACDRLGLPRTTIRGYTMPGFGTSEGTRANAHRLMTAMEITADEIDIRPAALKMLEDIGHPFAGGEPVHDVTFENVQAGLRTDYLFRLASQHGGFVVGTGDLSELALGWCTYGVGDHMSHYGVNAGVPKTLIQYLIRWVISTGQFTETCGKVLGDVLATEISPELVPPDADGAIQSTESIIGPYELNDFFLHHVIRYGQRPSKVAFLAWHAWKDANGGLWPAGFPQTSKNAYNLPTIARWLDKFCARFFGFSQFKRSALPNGPKVSSAGALSPRGDWRAPSDAVATVWREELREALPDEVARNLPA encoded by the coding sequence ATGAGCGAGACCTCGCACCCCTTCTTCGACTGCCATGACCATGGCTTCGTGCGCGTGGCAACCGCGACGCCTGCGAGCCGCACCGCCGATGTCGCCCACAACACGGCCGGCGTGCTGGCCGAGGCGAGGAAGGCTCATGAGGCGAACGTCGATCTGGTCGTGTTTCCCGAACTGACCCTATCCTCCTACGCGATTGACGATCTTCTGCTCCAGCACGCGCTGATCGAGCGGGTCGAGCAGGCTCTGGCCGAGGTGGTGGCTGCTTCAGCGGAGCTGACGCCGGTGCTGGTGGTGGGCGCCCCGCTCAGGCGGGCAGACAAGCTCTATAACTGCGCGGTGGTCATTGCAGGCGGACAGATTCTGGGTGTCGTTCCCAAGAGTTTTCTGCCCAATTATCGCGAGTTCTATGAAAAACGGCACTTCGCCCATGGGCGCGGCTGCACCGACCTTTGGATCGGGGTGGCGGGCGAGGAAGTGCCGTTCGGCACCGATCTGGTGTTTGCCGCCGCCAATCTCCCCGGCTTCCGCTTCGGCGTTGAAATCTGTGAGGATTTCTGGGCGCCAGTGCCGCCGGGGATGCAGGCCGCGCTGGCCGGCGCGCTGATCTTGTGCAACCTTTCGGCCTCGCCCGTCACCATCGGGCGCGCGGATGATCGCCACCTGCACTGCCGCTCCTCGGCCTCGCGCGCCATCGCGGCCTATGTCTATTCGGCCAGCGGTCACGGCGAGAGCACCACCGATCTCGCGTGGGACGGGCAGGGCGTGATCTACGAGATGGGCGATCTGCTCGCGCAGTCGGAGCGGTTCGACCGGACAGGCGAGCTGTGCGTTGTCGATATCGACACCGAACGCCTGGCGGCGGAGCGGATGCGCAACCAGACCTTTGCCGACGCTGCGGAATGGGCCGGGAGCCCCGCTGACACCTATCGCCGGATCGTGTTCGAACACACCTATGCGGCAGGCAACATCGGCCTCGTGCGCCCGGTCGCGCGTTTCCCCTTCGTGCCTGACCGGCCGGAGAGGCTCGACGAGGATTGCTACGAGGCGTTCAACATCCAGGTCGATGCGCTGATGCGGCGGATCGAATCGACTGGTGCGAAAAGCCTCGTGATCGGGATTTCGGGCGGGCTCGATTCCACCCATGCGCTGATCGTGGCGGCCAAGGCGTGTGACCGGCTGGGCCTGCCGCGCACGACCATTCGCGGCTACACAATGCCCGGCTTCGGCACCTCGGAGGGGACGAGGGCCAACGCCCACCGCCTGATGACGGCGATGGAGATCACCGCGGACGAAATCGACATTCGTCCGGCGGCGCTGAAAATGCTCGAAGACATCGGCCATCCCTTTGCGGGCGGCGAGCCGGTGCATGACGTGACCTTCGAGAACGTGCAGGCCGGGCTTCGCACGGACTACCTGTTCCGCCTCGCCAGCCAGCATGGCGGCTTTGTCGTCGGCACCGGCGATCTTTCCGAGCTGGCGCTCGGCTGGTGCACCTATGGCGTAGGTGACCACATGAGCCATTACGGGGTCAATGCAGGCGTGCCAAAGACCTTGATTCAATACCTGATCCGCTGGGTCATCAGCACCGGCCAGTTCACCGAGACTTGCGGGAAAGTGCTGGGCGATGTGTTGGCGACGGAGATTTCCCCCGAGCTGGTGCCGCCCGACGCGGACGGGGCGATCCAGTCGACCGAGAGCATCATCGGGCCGTACGAATTGAACGACTTCTTCCTCCACCACGTGATCCGCTACGGCCAGCGTCCCTCGAAGGTCGCCTTCCTCGCGTGGCATGCGTGGAAGGATGCGAATGGCGGACTGTGGCCGGCTGGTTTCCCGCAAACCTCTAAAAACGCATATAATCTTCCCACCATAGCGCGCTGGCTCGACAAGTTCTGTGCTCGGTTCTTCGGCTTTTCGCAGTTCAAGCGTTCGGCACTGCCCAATGGGCCGAAGGTTTCCTCGGCGGGCGCACTTTCGCCGCGGGGTGACTGGCGTGCGCCGTCCGATGCGGTGGCAACGGTGTGGCGCGAGGAACTGCGCGAAGCCCTGCCTGACGAGGTGGCGCGAAACCTGCCTGCCTGA